The following proteins are encoded in a genomic region of Vibrio tasmaniensis:
- a CDS encoding helicase-related protein codes for MSLLPIDAYQNVFHEQIANSHLVVEAETGSGKSTRLPIWACQHGRVLVVEPRRIACTSLAKYLAQQSGDKLGSKIGYAIKLESEYTEQTDVVFVTPGIALRWLSEDGLANFDVIVVDEFHERRWDIDLLVAILKQKACHRLVITSATIEGERLAHYLDASRISCEGRTYQVAIEHRANESRTLPDIRHLEQRIAEEVNHQLIASHGDILVFLPGKKEIVQCEQALAKNPDTQVVKLHASVSDKERDLALSGRNIDTSAYTNTDNSDCLRKVILATNVAETSLTIPDIGVVIDSGLERRTVQRNGRTTLMLKSISRASAKQRAGRAGRVMDGVCVRLYGEHAALELVTPPELQREELTEPMLAAACCGTPLESLSFLDPIPEKSLNSATQTLLMMEAINTDHQITEHGKRLYPLPIDALYADIVTRIKTKALKEAMVDLTAALSVPARLYQLPSNAEHLEALAQQEKEGCDLSLLIQIVRGREYPHLEIEQQALNEAQGLATQMREIFELPQLEVASRYQRIELLKTIVSLHPELVFVRRLKRKEAFANGMLEVVLGRQNRFPDNVQAMLVLDTHSLPGRGVKQTLTLATVTAPIPVELIIEAELGEWEQGETIINDDGVFTEMALVYAGRTITTKLVAAEGQLSLKPIVDLVSNGVQLPGFAEARTQQIKHWQLYVKLGLDEQTKYTPEIENINFELWLIEQLEVLGVTDVSELEMFDHADIPFDGIPTWIYSEFSEKYPFSLSLADLQLEVEYLPARKLIYVHYQSGSRKLSPKRWELPTWSGWRIQYKKASRIIDIK; via the coding sequence ATGTCATTACTTCCCATTGATGCTTATCAAAACGTATTTCACGAACAAATCGCCAATTCTCACCTTGTAGTAGAAGCTGAAACCGGATCGGGTAAATCAACACGTTTGCCAATTTGGGCTTGCCAACATGGGCGAGTGCTGGTGGTTGAACCAAGACGAATCGCGTGTACGTCATTAGCTAAATACTTAGCACAGCAATCGGGCGATAAACTGGGTAGCAAGATCGGTTATGCGATCAAGCTTGAGTCTGAATATACCGAGCAAACCGATGTGGTTTTTGTGACTCCCGGTATCGCGCTTCGTTGGTTATCTGAAGATGGACTCGCTAACTTTGATGTGATCGTGGTGGATGAGTTTCATGAGAGACGCTGGGATATTGATTTGCTGGTGGCGATTCTCAAACAAAAAGCGTGTCATCGCTTGGTGATTACGTCTGCTACCATCGAAGGGGAACGTCTTGCTCATTATTTAGATGCGAGTCGAATAAGCTGTGAAGGCCGTACTTATCAAGTCGCCATTGAACACAGGGCGAATGAATCCAGAACACTGCCAGATATTCGACACCTAGAGCAACGCATTGCTGAAGAAGTGAATCATCAACTGATCGCTTCACATGGCGATATCTTGGTTTTCCTTCCGGGTAAAAAAGAGATCGTGCAATGTGAACAAGCCTTGGCAAAAAATCCAGACACCCAAGTGGTCAAATTGCATGCTTCGGTCAGTGATAAAGAGCGAGATTTAGCGTTATCGGGTCGTAATATTGATACTAGCGCCTACACCAATACCGACAACAGCGACTGTTTGCGAAAAGTCATCCTTGCTACCAACGTTGCAGAAACTTCATTAACCATTCCTGACATTGGCGTGGTGATAGATTCAGGATTAGAAAGACGCACCGTTCAACGAAATGGCAGAACCACACTGATGCTTAAATCCATCTCACGAGCCAGCGCCAAGCAACGCGCTGGCCGAGCGGGTAGAGTGATGGATGGTGTTTGTGTGCGTCTATATGGTGAGCATGCGGCGTTAGAGTTGGTCACACCACCTGAATTGCAGCGTGAAGAGTTGACTGAACCTATGTTGGCCGCGGCATGTTGTGGTACTCCGCTTGAGAGTTTGTCTTTTCTTGATCCTATTCCTGAAAAATCACTAAACAGTGCGACTCAAACACTGTTGATGATGGAAGCGATTAATACCGACCATCAAATCACTGAGCATGGAAAAAGACTTTACCCGCTGCCGATTGACGCTTTGTATGCCGATATTGTTACGCGAATCAAAACCAAAGCACTCAAAGAAGCCATGGTCGATCTCACGGCTGCGTTGTCTGTTCCGGCTCGTTTATATCAGTTGCCTAGCAATGCAGAACATTTGGAAGCGCTCGCTCAACAAGAAAAGGAAGGGTGTGATTTATCTCTGTTGATTCAGATCGTTCGCGGTCGCGAATATCCGCATCTAGAAATAGAGCAACAGGCACTGAATGAAGCACAAGGGCTTGCGACGCAAATGAGAGAAATATTTGAACTTCCTCAATTAGAAGTCGCGTCTCGCTATCAACGTATCGAACTGCTAAAGACCATTGTAAGTCTGCATCCTGAACTGGTGTTTGTGCGCCGACTGAAAAGGAAAGAAGCCTTTGCCAACGGAATGTTAGAGGTTGTTCTTGGACGTCAGAATCGATTTCCAGACAATGTACAAGCGATGTTGGTGCTTGATACCCACAGCTTGCCGGGAAGAGGCGTTAAGCAAACACTGACCTTAGCGACGGTCACGGCACCGATTCCTGTTGAGCTTATTATTGAAGCTGAACTAGGAGAGTGGGAGCAAGGTGAAACAATCATAAATGATGATGGCGTATTTACCGAGATGGCGTTGGTGTACGCAGGCCGTACGATCACGACCAAGCTCGTTGCAGCGGAAGGGCAACTATCGTTAAAGCCCATCGTCGATCTAGTATCGAATGGGGTTCAACTTCCCGGTTTTGCAGAAGCTCGCACTCAACAAATCAAACATTGGCAGCTGTATGTGAAACTCGGTCTCGATGAACAAACCAAATACACACCAGAAATTGAGAACATTAACTTTGAGCTATGGTTGATAGAGCAGCTTGAAGTGTTAGGCGTTACGGATGTGAGTGAGTTGGAAATGTTCGACCATGCTGATATTCCATTCGATGGTATCCCTACTTGGATCTATTCAGAGTTTTCGGAAAAATACCCGTTTTCATTGAGCCTTGCCGACTTGCAACTTGAAGTAGAATACCTGCCAGCACGCAAGCTGATTTACGTTCATTATCAATCGGGCAGTCGAAAGTTATCGCCAAAACGTTGGGAGCTACCGACATGGTCTGGGTGGCGTATTCAGTACAAAAAAGCGAGTCGGATAATTGATATTAAATAG
- a CDS encoding phosphoribosylaminoimidazolesuccinocarboxamide synthase, with protein sequence MSLADQVLAVNDDLPIRTDKPVHSGKVRSVYWLTEEDSQRLIKEKGYDVAPDAPLAIMVISDRISAFDCIWRGEGNLKGVPGKGAALNAISNHWFKLFKDNGLADSHILDIPHPFVWIVQKARPVMIEAICRQYITGSMWRAYANGEREFCGIEMPEGLEKDKKLPELLITPSTKGILKGIPGVPEADDVNITRNNIEDNFAAFNFTQASDIAHYEKLLKEGFNVISQALAKVDQTFVDTKFEFGYVNDAQGKEKLIYMDEVGTPDSSRIWDTKEYNNGNIVENSKEGFRQFLLNYFPDADILLNKERMPEREALARDNELPLDSLMSLSRTYLDIAAKITGAEIVLSENPKQEIIDVLRADYGLVD encoded by the coding sequence ATGAGCCTTGCTGATCAAGTTCTTGCCGTAAATGATGACCTACCAATCCGTACTGATAAACCTGTCCACAGTGGCAAGGTTCGCTCAGTCTACTGGTTAACTGAAGAAGATAGCCAACGACTAATTAAAGAGAAAGGCTACGATGTAGCACCAGATGCGCCTTTAGCAATCATGGTGATCAGTGACCGTATCTCTGCGTTTGATTGTATCTGGCGTGGTGAAGGTAATCTTAAAGGTGTTCCAGGTAAGGGAGCAGCTCTGAATGCTATCTCTAACCACTGGTTCAAATTGTTTAAAGACAACGGCCTCGCTGACAGTCATATTCTTGATATCCCTCACCCGTTCGTATGGATTGTACAAAAAGCTCGCCCAGTCATGATCGAAGCGATTTGTCGTCAATACATCACAGGTTCAATGTGGCGTGCATACGCAAACGGCGAACGTGAATTCTGTGGTATCGAGATGCCAGAAGGCCTTGAGAAAGACAAGAAATTGCCTGAGCTACTGATCACGCCTTCTACAAAAGGGATTTTGAAAGGTATTCCTGGCGTTCCAGAAGCTGACGATGTGAACATCACGCGTAACAACATCGAAGACAACTTCGCAGCATTCAACTTTACTCAAGCAAGTGACATTGCGCATTACGAGAAACTTCTAAAAGAAGGCTTCAACGTAATTAGCCAAGCGCTAGCAAAAGTCGATCAAACCTTTGTCGATACGAAATTTGAGTTCGGCTATGTGAACGATGCTCAAGGCAAAGAAAAGCTTATCTACATGGATGAAGTCGGTACGCCAGATTCATCTCGCATTTGGGACACTAAGGAATACAACAACGGCAACATCGTTGAGAATTCAAAAGAAGGTTTCCGCCAGTTCTTGCTTAACTACTTCCCTGATGCTGATATTCTTTTGAACAAAGAACGTATGCCAGAGCGTGAAGCGTTAGCTCGTGACAATGAACTTCCATTGGATTCATTGATGTCTCTATCGCGTACTTATCTTGATATCGCAGCGAAAATCACAGGTGCGGAAATCGTACTGAGTGAGAATCCTAAGCAAGAGATCATCGATGTACTGCGTGCTGACTATGGTCTAGTCGACTGA
- a CDS encoding SulA-like leucine-rich domain-containing protein, protein MIPAHVKAQHSSSLTHCAFTSVSRETKSSNEEALFAKMALLSNQHQWLLFTAQTPRPSAKQLQQHNVCCDRVIHMKASNQMTEVETVEKAIRSKNASAIVASSSIDQFSQQYLRTLGMRFQCEVFFIDANSERIH, encoded by the coding sequence ATGATTCCAGCTCACGTTAAAGCACAACACTCTAGCTCGCTAACTCACTGCGCATTTACATCCGTCTCTCGTGAAACAAAAAGTTCAAACGAAGAAGCGTTGTTTGCCAAAATGGCGTTGCTGTCCAATCAACATCAGTGGTTACTGTTTACGGCTCAAACACCAAGACCATCAGCTAAACAGCTGCAGCAACATAATGTTTGCTGTGATCGTGTTATCCACATGAAAGCCTCTAATCAAATGACAGAAGTAGAAACCGTCGAGAAAGCCATTCGCTCTAAGAATGCGAGCGCGATTGTTGCGAGCTCCTCGATTGATCAGTTCAGTCAGCAATACCTAAGAACATTAGGAATGCGCTTTCAGTGTGAAGTCTTCTTTATAGATGCTAATTCAGAGCGTATTCACTAA
- a CDS encoding tetratricopeptide repeat protein: protein MFILSNFLSSSPLRTLFFALIFSTMQFFAAHFVHAESNVAFSIESQPQDPVSQYQLAQAYESGNDVPLSTSDAFYWYSQSADNGNANAQFRLGEWYLAGADVEQSNKLALEWFIKSALQGNQRAPIEVAKLYESSLEKELLKPLDEAQLWYEAALKNNPNAEDGYNRILEAQFNQQRAKQISSIEKLNDNVIAESSTNQKLSNPERASRSPSSLPPRYQATRSNLTYSDYLIGSALAVLISIISIIMTLVISKRRHALKSGELGQQKQTLEAQLSSKDFTIKQQKRQLHTMFHELKKQKSDKSLNNLQVACALFGYTPSSIPNQKSIKIRYKQLSKIYHPDGYGCDEEMKRLNNSLKTILKSVTKT, encoded by the coding sequence TTGTTTATCCTATCAAACTTTCTGTCATCATCACCTCTCAGAACTCTATTTTTTGCCCTCATATTTTCCACGATGCAGTTCTTTGCTGCACATTTTGTTCATGCAGAAAGCAACGTGGCATTCTCGATAGAATCTCAACCTCAAGATCCAGTTTCTCAATACCAACTAGCTCAAGCTTATGAATCAGGTAATGATGTCCCTTTGAGCACCAGCGATGCATTTTATTGGTACTCACAATCAGCGGATAACGGCAATGCCAATGCACAATTTAGGCTGGGTGAATGGTACTTGGCAGGAGCAGATGTGGAACAAAGCAATAAGCTTGCTTTGGAATGGTTTATTAAATCAGCCTTGCAAGGTAACCAACGCGCGCCTATCGAAGTCGCAAAGCTCTACGAATCCTCACTAGAGAAAGAACTCCTGAAACCATTGGATGAAGCACAGTTATGGTATGAAGCGGCCTTAAAAAACAATCCTAATGCAGAAGATGGCTACAATCGCATTCTGGAAGCGCAATTCAACCAGCAGCGTGCCAAGCAGATCTCTTCGATTGAGAAGCTCAATGACAACGTCATTGCTGAAAGCAGCACGAATCAGAAGCTATCTAATCCAGAGCGAGCAAGTAGATCCCCTTCTTCTTTGCCCCCTAGATATCAAGCAACACGTTCTAACCTAACGTATTCAGACTATCTGATTGGCTCAGCCTTGGCCGTGTTGATTTCAATTATCAGCATTATCATGACTCTGGTGATATCAAAAAGAAGACACGCTCTAAAGTCGGGTGAATTGGGGCAACAAAAGCAGACACTTGAAGCACAGCTTAGCTCAAAGGACTTCACTATTAAGCAACAAAAACGTCAGCTGCACACCATGTTCCATGAGTTAAAAAAACAGAAAAGTGACAAGAGCCTGAACAATTTACAAGTAGCCTGCGCGCTATTTGGCTATACACCTAGCTCAATTCCGAATCAAAAAAGCATTAAAATTCGATATAAACAGCTATCCAAAATCTATCACCCAGATGGTTATGGATGTGACGAAGAGATGAAACGTTTGAACAATTCGCTAAAAACCATCCTTAAGAGTGTTACAAAAACGTAA
- a CDS encoding OmpA family protein → MKKITLALALTVALTGCQATQRQNATTGESETNSATQGALIGAIAGAVAGAATGDDSKDRRKRALIGAAGGAAVGGGIGYYFDQQEAALREELMNSGVQVERVGENQLLLRLENGIGFDSGSYALESSIHKTLRGVARILVEYPNTSLVIEGHTDSTGSESSNQVLSERRAESVRGFLISQDVAAGRAIARGNGERYPLCDNNTSQGRACNRRVEIQILPLK, encoded by the coding sequence TTGAAAAAAATCACACTAGCCCTAGCACTCACTGTTGCTCTAACGGGCTGTCAAGCGACACAGCGCCAAAACGCTACAACCGGCGAATCTGAAACTAACTCCGCAACTCAAGGCGCTTTAATCGGTGCTATTGCTGGTGCCGTTGCTGGTGCTGCGACGGGCGACGACTCTAAAGACCGTCGTAAGCGTGCGCTCATCGGTGCTGCAGGTGGCGCCGCTGTTGGCGGTGGTATCGGTTACTACTTTGACCAGCAAGAAGCTGCACTTCGTGAAGAACTCATGAACTCAGGCGTTCAAGTAGAGCGTGTAGGTGAGAACCAACTTCTACTTCGCCTAGAGAACGGCATTGGCTTCGATTCTGGTTCTTACGCTTTAGAGTCCAGTATCCACAAAACACTTCGCGGCGTTGCGCGTATCTTAGTTGAATACCCAAACACTAGCCTAGTGATCGAAGGTCACACAGACAGCACAGGCAGCGAGTCTTCTAACCAAGTACTTTCTGAGCGTCGTGCTGAATCGGTTCGTGGATTCTTGATCTCTCAAGACGTTGCTGCAGGCCGTGCTATTGCTCGTGGTAACGGTGAACGTTACCCTCTATGTGACAACAACACCTCTCAAGGTCGTGCTTGTAACCGTCGCGTAGAAATTCAAATCTTGCCACTTAAGTAG
- a CDS encoding DUF2786 domain-containing protein — translation MDKKKALKKIAKCLELGNSANVNEAANAIKMAHNLMLKYGLEKDDIEFIKMGKTQSSHLLPANISSTLLRVIRGINTKFGVEAVLLNHKGLKRVEFIGEADRAIFAAFAFDIIYRELNEHTGQFRNSFAGSGTGTLEVTRRVNSYVSGWVEGALEKLPVITPDDESNNKINNYIDKEFENIDRETFKQQLREAMKNLTADYEVGLKKGRKLSVNRPVAGAQAVKKITKS, via the coding sequence ATGGATAAGAAAAAAGCCCTAAAGAAAATTGCCAAGTGTCTTGAGCTTGGAAATTCTGCGAACGTCAATGAAGCTGCCAATGCGATAAAAATGGCGCATAACTTGATGCTGAAATATGGTCTCGAAAAGGACGATATTGAATTTATCAAGATGGGAAAAACTCAGTCCAGTCACCTGTTACCTGCAAATATCAGCTCGACGCTGCTGCGTGTTATTCGTGGTATTAACACCAAGTTTGGCGTAGAGGCCGTGTTACTGAATCACAAAGGCCTCAAGCGTGTTGAATTCATTGGTGAAGCCGACCGCGCTATCTTCGCGGCTTTTGCGTTCGATATTATTTATCGCGAACTGAATGAGCATACTGGCCAATTCAGAAACAGTTTTGCGGGCTCGGGAACTGGGACACTAGAAGTAACACGTCGCGTAAACTCTTATGTTTCAGGTTGGGTAGAAGGTGCGCTTGAAAAACTGCCTGTTATTACCCCAGACGACGAGTCAAACAACAAGATCAATAACTACATTGATAAAGAGTTTGAAAATATTGACCGTGAGACCTTCAAACAACAACTCAGAGAAGCGATGAAAAACCTCACCGCAGACTATGAAGTTGGTTTAAAGAAAGGTCGAAAGCTGTCTGTAAATCGACCAGTTGCTGGTGCTCAAGCAGTTAAAAAGATAACTAAATCATAG